A single genomic interval of Trinickia acidisoli harbors:
- a CDS encoding DUF4148 domain-containing protein, protein MKSLVQSVVIAAALAAPVAVFAQSNAPVTRAQVNAELVQFEQAGGRVNFSNDPNYPADAQAAQARVIAQNGNNQAFGGVAAGSSASGAPVKADGVKPLFFGI, encoded by the coding sequence ATGAAATCGCTCGTTCAATCCGTCGTTATCGCCGCCGCCCTTGCCGCTCCTGTCGCTGTTTTCGCGCAGTCGAACGCACCCGTGACACGTGCCCAAGTCAACGCCGAACTCGTGCAATTCGAGCAAGCCGGCGGGCGCGTCAACTTCAGCAACGATCCGAACTATCCGGCCGACGCTCAAGCCGCACAAGCGCGCGTCATTGCGCAAAACGGCAACAATCAAGCGTTTGGTGGCGTGGCCGCCGGTTCGTCGGCTTCGGGCGCCCCCGTGAAGGCCGATGGCGTCAAGCCGTTGTTCTTCGGTATCTAA
- a CDS encoding SGNH/GDSL hydrolase family protein: MRTMNEGKVRTVILAMTVSLLAACGGHGSGASGASSGTPAGGVNLQVVSFGDSLSDVGTYAPIASVVGGGRFTTNPGQVWTQDVAQYYGNTLTAAYTIDATQKLSPQGGLGYAEGGATVATPANLNNFLTSVIGDVEMPVNQQVSSYLSAHGSFNSSQLVLVWAGANDVLRAGALPAGASTVQTAATALAQIVGQIVDNGATHVVLVNVPNVGLSPKGLAAADGGATFTQESQLFNDDLNAALQTAGLQSKVIEIDSYTWLNQMIANYQANGFLVSNTGQACDPSKTPDDTSLLCSPSTYVTANADQTYMFADDLHPTTRLHTLFAQYVEQQIAASGLGR; encoded by the coding sequence ATGAGAACAATGAACGAAGGCAAGGTACGTACTGTAATTCTTGCCATGACGGTTTCGCTGCTCGCCGCATGCGGTGGGCATGGCAGTGGCGCGAGTGGTGCAAGCAGCGGCACGCCTGCGGGCGGTGTCAATTTACAAGTCGTTTCGTTTGGCGATAGCCTTTCGGACGTCGGCACCTACGCGCCGATCGCGAGCGTAGTGGGCGGCGGCCGCTTCACGACCAACCCAGGGCAAGTGTGGACGCAGGACGTCGCGCAGTACTACGGCAACACACTTACCGCCGCTTATACGATCGACGCCACCCAGAAATTGAGCCCGCAAGGCGGCCTCGGCTATGCGGAAGGCGGCGCCACGGTGGCGACGCCGGCCAATCTCAACAACTTTCTCACCAGCGTAATCGGTGATGTCGAAATGCCTGTCAATCAACAGGTGTCGAGCTATTTGTCTGCGCACGGAAGCTTCAATTCGAGTCAACTCGTGCTCGTGTGGGCGGGCGCGAACGACGTGCTGCGCGCCGGAGCGTTGCCCGCGGGAGCGTCGACCGTGCAGACAGCGGCCACTGCGCTCGCGCAAATCGTCGGACAGATCGTCGACAATGGCGCAACCCATGTCGTGTTGGTCAACGTGCCGAACGTCGGGTTGTCACCCAAGGGCCTCGCGGCGGCCGACGGCGGCGCGACTTTCACGCAGGAGTCGCAATTGTTCAACGACGATTTGAACGCCGCGCTACAAACGGCCGGCCTGCAAAGCAAGGTGATCGAAATCGATTCTTACACGTGGCTGAATCAGATGATCGCGAACTACCAGGCCAACGGCTTCCTCGTATCCAATACCGGCCAGGCTTGCGATCCTTCGAAGACGCCCGACGATACGTCTTTGTTGTGCTCACCGAGTACCTATGTCACGGCCAATGCCGATCAGACCTACATGTTCGCTGACGATCTGCATCCGACGACACGTCTTCATACGCTCTTTGCTCAATACGTCGAACAGCAAATCGCCGCCAGCGGGCTCGGCCGTTGA
- a CDS encoding acyltransferase family protein, which translates to MSTQNLPINPTAASIEAATRRNAGLDALRACLTLLVVFHHCAITYGAIGGWYYHEVTPSSRSLESVVLVLFCTINQAFFMGLFFFLAGHYTSKSIDHKGSRRFLADRLVRLGAPLLVYGVLIGPATIALAQTARGHPFVGTLSDLWRKGTFENGPMWFAQALLIFSAGAALWSVAYTRFEDDRNDRPHRSLFPSNMMLAGAALFTGTVALALRSVWPVGVNVWGLQLGYFASYVVLYVAGYRTARVHWIERLPERQVRLWWRVALMAVPVLPLVYFLGGYIPELRGRPLSVVYAFWEPLVAWGTILFLAKRFQQRFDRLVGVWRVLSRRAYTIYIVHPPVLVAVALMWRDVPVNPFLKFVSTGSLACVLCYLIAGLLLRMPKLAAIL; encoded by the coding sequence ATGAGCACTCAAAATTTGCCGATCAACCCCACGGCTGCATCGATCGAAGCTGCGACGCGTCGAAACGCGGGGTTAGACGCGTTGCGGGCATGCTTGACGTTGCTCGTTGTATTTCATCACTGTGCCATTACGTATGGCGCAATCGGCGGCTGGTACTACCATGAGGTGACGCCGAGCAGCAGGTCTCTGGAATCCGTGGTGTTGGTGCTCTTCTGCACGATCAACCAGGCATTTTTCATGGGCCTCTTCTTTTTCCTGGCGGGCCACTACACCTCTAAATCAATCGATCACAAGGGATCGCGCCGTTTTCTCGCTGACCGGCTGGTTCGCCTAGGCGCACCTTTGCTCGTCTACGGTGTGCTGATCGGGCCGGCGACGATCGCACTAGCGCAGACAGCCCGGGGTCACCCCTTTGTCGGCACGCTGAGTGACTTATGGCGAAAAGGCACGTTCGAAAATGGACCTATGTGGTTTGCCCAGGCTTTGTTGATATTCAGTGCGGGCGCTGCATTGTGGAGCGTGGCATACACTCGTTTTGAAGATGACCGAAATGACCGGCCGCATCGCAGTCTATTTCCGTCCAACATGATGCTAGCCGGCGCTGCGCTTTTCACTGGCACCGTAGCGCTGGCGTTGCGGTCCGTATGGCCTGTTGGGGTCAACGTCTGGGGCCTTCAACTCGGGTACTTCGCGAGCTATGTCGTGCTGTATGTGGCGGGCTACCGCACGGCCCGCGTGCATTGGATCGAACGGTTGCCGGAGCGGCAAGTTCGCCTATGGTGGCGTGTCGCGCTGATGGCGGTGCCTGTACTACCGCTCGTCTACTTTCTCGGTGGGTACATTCCTGAATTGCGTGGTCGTCCGCTTTCGGTCGTTTACGCGTTCTGGGAACCATTGGTCGCATGGGGAACGATCTTGTTTCTCGCCAAGCGCTTTCAGCAGCGGTTCGACAGATTGGTTGGGGTATGGCGCGTACTGTCGAGACGTGCGTATACGATCTATATCGTTCATCCTCCCGTGCTGGTTGCTGTCGCACTGATGTGGAGAGACGTACCGGTAAATCCTTTCCTGAAATTCGTATCGACCGGCAGCCTCGCTTGTGTGTTGTGCTATCTGATTGCGGGTCTTTTGCTTCGCATGCCCAAGCTGGCGGCGATTTTGTGA